Proteins encoded together in one Corallococcus silvisoli window:
- a CDS encoding acyl-CoA thioesterase: MVEARLRVIYGDTDQMGVVYYANYFRYFEFARSEFFRAHGGSYRELESTGLLLPVVEASAHYKASARYDDLLLIRTTLRELRRASLVFTYELLRDAETPTLLCTGRTMHACVGRDGKPQRLPEALARLKAADDTDT; encoded by the coding sequence ATGGTCGAGGCACGGCTGCGCGTCATCTACGGCGACACGGATCAGATGGGGGTCGTCTACTACGCGAACTACTTCCGCTACTTCGAGTTCGCGCGCAGTGAGTTCTTCCGCGCTCACGGGGGCAGCTACCGCGAACTGGAGAGCACCGGACTGCTGCTGCCCGTCGTGGAGGCCAGCGCCCACTACAAGGCGTCCGCGCGCTACGACGACCTGCTCCTCATCCGCACCACCCTGCGCGAGTTGCGCCGCGCGTCGCTCGTGTTCACCTACGAGCTGCTGCGCGACGCGGAGACCCCCACGCTCCTGTGCACCGGCCGTACGATGCACGCCTGCGTGGGCCGCGACGGAAAACCCCAGCGCCTTCCCGAAGCCCTCGCCCGGCTGAAGGCCGCTGACGACACCGACACCTGA
- a CDS encoding alkaline phosphatase family protein codes for MSRILAALLVLFALPASARAPKLTLFISVDAMGSDLLLRSRPRLTGGLGKLLSTGAYYPYARYAYAEARTAPGHATLATGANPWRHGIVDNDIYDRAAGQAVQVYTDPTHPVLYGDTPPGSDTSPENLLAETLADRLRVSTQGRGKVVALSFKARAAIPLAGRTGQAWWFDEATGRMVTSTWYTKAEPAWMQVFNARKLADAGFSKSWELLRPRAEYVGDDDRPMEPEAYGMGRVFPHPLKGGLEAPGPASYRAFAVSPLSHDLLVQAAKAALVGEGLGKDDVPDILAVSFSGTDAVFHAFGPYSWEMQDTMLRLDQAMGELIAAAERAAGGRENLVIALSADHGGAEIPEAWAQAGLPAMRLNPVEAAKGLAQELRAKFGVDVTVKLLELDVYLGGKALESGQVDGVALRRAAAAWLAKQPYAVMAVARDDLDTVADAGGLVAPMRRGYYPMRSGDVLFMSKPFQVMSDYPRGTNHGTPYSYDTQVPVVFAGKGVKPGLYLEEINPVDVAPTLSALLEMGMPASAEGKPRAEALTGAR; via the coding sequence ATGTCGCGCATCCTCGCCGCCCTCCTGGTCCTGTTCGCCCTGCCCGCTTCCGCCCGAGCGCCGAAGCTCACGCTGTTCATCAGCGTGGACGCGATGGGCAGCGACCTGCTGCTTCGCAGCCGTCCACGCCTCACCGGGGGGCTGGGAAAGCTGCTTTCCACGGGAGCCTATTACCCCTATGCCCGGTACGCCTACGCGGAGGCACGCACCGCGCCGGGCCATGCCACGCTGGCCACCGGGGCCAACCCCTGGCGTCACGGCATCGTGGACAACGACATCTACGACCGCGCGGCCGGACAGGCGGTGCAGGTCTATACGGACCCGACGCATCCAGTGCTGTACGGGGACACGCCCCCTGGGTCCGACACGAGCCCGGAGAACCTGCTCGCGGAGACGCTGGCGGACCGGCTGCGTGTGTCCACGCAGGGCCGGGGCAAGGTGGTGGCGCTGTCGTTCAAGGCGCGGGCGGCGATCCCGCTGGCCGGGCGAACAGGGCAGGCCTGGTGGTTCGACGAGGCGACGGGCCGGATGGTGACGAGCACCTGGTACACGAAGGCGGAGCCCGCCTGGATGCAGGTGTTCAACGCGCGGAAGCTGGCGGACGCGGGGTTCAGCAAGTCCTGGGAGTTGTTGCGTCCGCGTGCGGAGTACGTGGGGGACGACGACCGCCCCATGGAGCCGGAGGCCTATGGCATGGGGCGGGTGTTCCCGCATCCGCTGAAGGGCGGGCTGGAGGCACCGGGCCCGGCGTCATACCGGGCCTTCGCGGTGTCGCCGCTGTCGCATGACCTGCTGGTGCAGGCGGCGAAGGCGGCGCTGGTGGGCGAGGGCCTGGGCAAGGACGACGTGCCGGACATCCTGGCGGTGAGCTTCAGCGGGACGGACGCGGTGTTCCACGCGTTTGGTCCGTACTCGTGGGAGATGCAGGACACGATGCTGCGGTTGGACCAGGCGATGGGCGAGCTCATCGCCGCGGCCGAGCGCGCGGCGGGGGGCCGGGAGAACCTGGTCATCGCGCTGTCGGCGGACCACGGTGGCGCGGAGATTCCGGAGGCGTGGGCCCAGGCGGGGCTGCCCGCGATGCGGCTCAACCCGGTGGAGGCGGCGAAGGGGCTGGCGCAGGAGCTGCGCGCGAAGTTCGGCGTGGACGTGACGGTGAAGCTGCTGGAGCTGGACGTGTACCTGGGCGGCAAGGCGCTGGAGTCAGGACAGGTGGACGGCGTGGCGCTGCGGCGCGCGGCGGCGGCGTGGCTGGCGAAGCAGCCGTACGCGGTGATGGCGGTGGCGAGGGACGACCTGGACACGGTGGCGGACGCGGGAGGGCTCGTGGCGCCGATGCGGCGCGGCTACTACCCGATGCGCAGCGGGGACGTGCTGTTCATGTCGAAGCCGTTCCAGGTGATGAGCGACTACCCGCGCGGCACGAACCACGGCACGCCGTATTCGTATGACACGCAGGTGCCGGTGGTGTTCGCGGGCAAGGGCGTGAAGCCGGGGCTCTACCTGGAGGAGATCAATCCCGTGGACGTCGCGCCCACGCTGTCCGCGCTCCTGGAGATGGGGATGCCCGCGTCAGCGGAGGGCAAGCCTCGCGCGGAGGCGCTTACAGGGGCTCGGTGA
- the nadC gene encoding carboxylating nicotinate-nucleotide diphosphorylase: MQQDYLDRLIALSLDEDLGAAGDVTSLAVVPADAEGSGELVAKEQMIVAGLDAFVRVFHMVDAEVEVEVLKQDGEEIKPKVVAARVHGKLRALLAAERTALNLVQRAAGIATLAQQAMTSVRGSKLKVLDTRKTPPGMRGLAKHAVRMGGASNHRFGLFDGILIKDNHIAAVGGDITEAVRRAKLNGPRLVKIEVEVTNFKQLEEAIAAGADVIMLDNMDDVQIREAVKLTASRVPIEVSGGVTLDRLPRLAKLGVDFVSMGALTHSARAMDLSLEIQTTKKPARKPRSAQG; encoded by the coding sequence GTGCAGCAGGATTATCTCGATCGGCTCATCGCGCTGTCCCTCGACGAGGACCTGGGTGCCGCGGGGGACGTCACCTCGCTGGCGGTGGTCCCCGCCGACGCGGAGGGCAGCGGTGAGCTGGTCGCGAAGGAGCAGATGATCGTCGCGGGCCTGGATGCCTTCGTCCGCGTCTTCCACATGGTGGACGCGGAGGTGGAGGTCGAGGTCCTCAAGCAGGACGGCGAGGAGATCAAGCCCAAGGTGGTCGCCGCGCGCGTCCACGGCAAGCTGCGCGCGCTGCTGGCCGCGGAGCGCACCGCGCTCAATCTGGTGCAGCGTGCCGCGGGCATCGCGACACTGGCCCAGCAGGCGATGACCTCCGTGCGAGGCTCGAAGCTGAAGGTGCTGGACACGCGCAAGACGCCGCCGGGCATGCGAGGGCTGGCGAAGCACGCGGTGCGCATGGGCGGCGCGTCCAACCACCGCTTCGGCCTCTTCGACGGCATCCTCATCAAGGACAACCACATCGCGGCCGTGGGCGGCGACATCACCGAAGCGGTCCGCCGCGCGAAGCTGAATGGCCCGCGGCTGGTGAAGATCGAGGTGGAGGTCACCAACTTCAAGCAGCTCGAGGAGGCCATCGCGGCCGGCGCGGACGTCATCATGTTGGACAACATGGACGACGTGCAGATCCGCGAGGCCGTGAAGCTGACGGCCAGCCGGGTCCCCATCGAAGTCTCCGGAGGCGTCACCCTGGACCGTCTGCCTCGGCTGGCGAAGCTGGGCGTGGACTTCGTGTCGATGGGCGCGCTGACGCACTCGGCGCGGGCCATGGACCTGTCGCTGGAGATCCAGACGACGAAGAAGCCCGCGCGAAAGCCCCGCTCCGCGCAGGGCTGA